In the Silene latifolia isolate original U9 population chromosome 1, ASM4854445v1, whole genome shotgun sequence genome, ATTTCAGGGTGTTGTTTGTAACGGCATCATCTATCTTCACCTGAGGAACTCGTCCTCTTTTGCTGCATTTAATCCTTTTGATTTGGACGAGACGACTGACACTACTACCATTGAGGCTAAGGTTCTCCCGTCATTGCCATACCCAATTGACGGTTATTTGCGAGAGTCTTCTGGACAATTGTTCATCATGCATAACCCTAGGAGGGAATATGAGCTAGACTACCATAAAAATGGGAGGGCCATTGAATTGCCGTTGATGGTTTGGAAACTGGACCCAAATCTGGTACCTTTGACATGGAAGACGATTTTCGAAGGTTCCTGCAATGGGAATGTGAACATAATGGAAGGTATCGAAATAAGCTACCACGTTAAGGTCTGGAATATAGGGATGCACCCGAACAATGAGAAATTAATTTATATGCATCTTTTGCCAGAGGAACAGTTGGTTTCGTGCGATACACGAACAAGATTGATAAAGCCTTTAAAAAGTCTGACGCGATTTTCTTTAGAGACATTTGATAGGCTCGAGCTCCAGTGGTGGCCCACCTCAGTTCCTAAGGCATACTTGTCGAATGCGTCACAATAGACACATATAGTACTTGTTTTAATCCCAAATTTATGGTTAATCTAGCGACAGGAGTTACTCAAGTATCTTACTATAATAGTATGACTTCCAGTTGCCTATATTGTTTTgtgttcttttctttttcatctaAGCACTGCTCTCAAATTTTGCACCATCTAATATGGCTTGAAAAAACGGCACATTGATAATTAATCAAAAAGTGTATTATATTCAGTCTAGTAGCATTTTGCTGGTTGTCCGTGTCTTTTCATGATGCTTTGTAGTTTTGGATCTTGCTTCGTGTTTGTCAGTGGACCGCCTTTTTTATTTCCTGAGATCTATTGTTCGCTGTGCCTGGCCGGTATCCCTAATTTCCACCCTCCTTTCAGGGTAATTTTGCAGGTCATCGAGTGTCGTCACTTCGTATGCTTTTTCTTCTTGCAGCTTGTGTGTATTTGCTATCATTATTCTTGTTTTATTTATTGCCTGCTGTTCTTTCCTTGTTCACTTGGATTTTTGACATTCTTGTTGTCAGCCTTTAGTTCAGCTCTCCTGAACTTCCATGAGAAGTTATGAAAATTGATTCGCTTGACCTGTACTTCTGCGGCGGGCTTTGGCTCTGCATTTGTTGAACTTCCTCCACCCCAATTAACTTTGCAATTACATTTGGTAGTTTTGCTGTATTCAGCACGCGTTTTAAGGAACTTATTACTTGAGATGGCTGAGAATTAGGACCACAGCTAGCAGAGCGCTTATTAAGAACCCGTCAAAATCACTGGACTCTTACTTCTCAGACTTGGTACTGGAATGTCGTTTCAGAGTTTCTGCTTTGGTTGGAGATTAGTCTGAACCATCCTTTAGGTTATTTAAAGACGCGTCATATGAGAGAACTGGCTGTTAACTTGCTTTGGTTTCATTATGGTGACCCTGGCCTGTTCTCATAATTCTTCACCTTCCTTGAGCCGCTTTAGGCCGCTTTTCCTATGTGGTTTGATGCGTCTTGGAAACTCACTAGTATTCTTAGATATTGCGCAAATTATGTCGCTCCTGTACGGAGATAAGGCGTAATGCCACTATGTGTAGATGAGTGAGTGTTGGGAATTTGTTTGTTATTGCCATTGTATGATACAGAAGTTTATTGCTTTGATTTTTACCTTTTTGTTGTAGCAAGTTCTCAATTACAGTTTGCTCTTCGGCTAGACTTGCCACTTGGTTGAAGGATGTCTCCCATTATATTTTGTTTATTTACCCGAGTCACTGAAATTACATGTAAACAGTAAATGTATATTTTCTAATGTTTTACCGGAAATAGTATAAATGTTCAGCGTAAATTCATATTTGTTTGTAATTGTGGGAAATTTTTGGGTACACTAGTTATACCATTGTACACCTATTCAATTAGAATTGACCATCTtctttataaaaataataaagtAGAATTTGAGTGGAAAAGAAATTATGATTTCTTAGTGATAGGTGTATAGTTGTGTACAACAATCTTGTACACATGGTGTACCCTGACCTCTACACgttttaatattaaaaaaaaagttGTATCGTCCATGAAATTTCACCCAATTTGGTTTTGACATTTGATCGCATTTAACTTCATATATGATATTTTTCCGCGTTAATAGCCCTCAATAGTTTATAGTCTACTACTTCTATATCGTCTACTTCTACCGTCCACCGCTTATCGTGTTCATGATCTTCACAATCACTGACTCACTGCTCACAATATGGGTGTTTAAAATGGTTCAGTCTAGCCAAAATCCAAACCTTAAGGCTTAATCGAATTGTTGGTTATGAACGGTCCAATTAATGGTAAATTAATCGTTCCACATATACAACATTCTAACTTTCGCTGAGTGATTTACTCAAATTTCGTCATTATTATACCAACACGATTTATTGTATAAACTTTAGTATGTTCCCTATGTCGCATTGAATTTTTAcatttaccttattttgtgagggaaaataaagtaagctctgtttggcaaaactacctggAAAGGTAGAtgaaaactgaaaaggtagctgaaaattgtgaaaactgaaaaggtagctgaaaattgaaaagctaactgaaacctgaaaaggtaatcGATAAAGGTAAATGAAAATTAGGAGTGATAAGGTAATCGATTaaataaaaatgtgtttgacaaaCTAAATTGTGAAAATGTAGctaattttggtaaaatgacgtaaaagaatatgaaaattatttaatattatagaataaaggggtacaaaatggaaaataaataatttcaggtacctgatttctaaAATGCTACCtaaggtagcatttcatttcaggtatcttatttgaccaaataagctacttgtcaaacacttgcaaaaaaatcggtaaattgaaattttggtcaaataagctactttggtcaaataaaaTTTCACGAAATGTAAATGCGCCAAACGGAGTAGTAAAGTAATTTTTCCACTGGAAAATTCAACTGCTCCACTATTAGGCAATTTCCTTTCCTACCCCCACTCAGATATGGTAAGTTTATTTCCCGTGGACTAGTTAGATTTTTCCCGTGAAAATAAAGTACTCACTCCAATTCAATCCAAATTAACCACTTGCTTTTTGgaggtcaaattttgaaaagtttgaccgttaatccacagaaaaatataaaactttgaacaataaaatttacatatttagttatattatgaaaatatctttcgtaaattatattttttgccaaaaaaaattatatacaaaGGAAGAAAAAACACGTCAAAGTGTCGCGCCAAAACCACCCAAAAGTGGGTAGTTTAAATTGGATGGGAGGGAATACTgcttaccttttttttctttttttttcttttttttttttgtttaggggTCCATACTacgttgtaggatagtatttgtgtacCTTACCTTATACAGTTATACTACTCCGTATCGGCGGCGTATCCTATTACGCGATACTATATTAGATTATTAGtcatatactccgtataataaTAAATCCCTAAATCTCCAATTTCAATTTCTGCGATTTTATTCTGGGGTTTCAACtcaattagggtttcgatttcaATCGCCTGCGAGCATCCCAAAGATGAAGCTTCAATCCTTCGCACTGCAATCAAAATCCAATTCGAAACCCAAACCCTCTAAAAACTTCGCCGATTCTTCATCCTCCCAATTCGATTCATCAAAAACCCCAGAATTCGTATCAGAATTCGATCCTTCTTCAAACCCTAATTCCGCCCCCAAAAAAACAATCATAATCCCACCTAAAGAAAACGAATGGCGTCCGCACAAGAAGATGAAGAATCTCGAACTCCCTCCGCTTCATTCCGGTAACAAACCCCTTGATTTCGAGCTTGAAGATGCGGATATCGTTGCGGCGAATGATTCGGGTGCGTCGATGTCTTTCGGTCTCAATCTTCGTCAAAGTAACGGTAAGATTGATGAATTTAAAAGTTCTAGTAGTAGTAATGGTGGTAGTTCAATTGATGCAATTATGATTAGGCAGTTTAAGAGTGATTTAGAAAATTTACCGGAAGAGCAGGGATTCGATGAGTACGACGATATGCCGGTTGACGGATTTGGGGCGGCGTTATTGGCGGGTTATGGGTGGCGGGAGGGTAGAGGGATTGGGAAGAATGCTAGGGATGATGTTAAGGTGGTTGAGTATAAGCGTCGTACTCCTTTCAATCTCTTATGttgtttccttttcttttttcatctaagaattaagagaaattatttggaccacacaactaggttgcacgaaaacggacacggacacggacacgggacacgacacggacacgggaCACGGCACTCCGATtttttaggacacgggacacggcaaaaaaaaaaccaatataCATATTAAAAGAAAGGGAATTTAAATCCCATTACAACAAACATCTAAACTTTTGTCATTTAAAGCTCAAAAAGTCGTAAAACAACCAATACTAATGTCTTATACATGAAAATCAAATTCTTACAAACAACAAAGTTCCAAATTACAAAGCCAAATTTAAATAAACTTTAAATTCTTGCAAATTAAATAAAAAGCATGAAAGATTTCAAATTAGAAACCCCATCAAGCATCATTACCCGATGCACCATCTTCAAAGTCACCAAGGTCACCATCATCACCAAAGAGCATCATTTCCATGTCGGGCTCATCAAGGGAGAGGTTAGCCACATCAAGAGCAAGACAACCAACATCATCAAGATTATCATGCTCATCTCCACCAACATCCCACATCTTGGTTCTTCCCTTTAAATACTCTTCACTATTTCTAGAAAGTAAGCGCAAATTATTATGAATTCTTACCAAGTCTTCGGCTCGTTTTGGAGTAAGCTTGTTTCTAGCACAAGAGTGAATAAACTTGTAGATACTCCAATTTCTTTCactacaagaagaagaagaaggttgGCCTAACAACTTGAATGCCAAACCTTGAAGAAGAGGAGCAATGGAACCATAAGTAGCCCACCAATGCTTTGCTTCCATAAGAGACATGTCTTCTACACATTCCAAATCTTTAAAGATATCATTATCTCTTCTCGAAAAGATGGCATACTCGGTGTTGGCTTTTCTTCTATCATCCGCACAAGGGAAAAGTCTCCTAAAACAAGACAATCTTGAAGAAGAGACTTCATTATCAACATGTGGAGCAACTCGGACGGGAATTTCATCAAGCCACTTTTGAGTGTAGAACCTTAGAGAAAAAAAAACAAGCATTATGGATTAGAAATAGGTGCAGATTGGAGGCTATGGTCAATATCTTAATTTTCCGAAAGTCTACAATCAGAATGCAGTAACTATTCAGCAGTTCAGGTGATCAAGCTGAAGAGAGGGTGAGGAGTACAGCAACTATTCAGCAGGAGTACAGCAACTATGTACGGAAAAAATATTGAAAAAGTAATGGTAAAATAAGTTAGTATAGTTACCTTGGAACCAAAGAATGTGCCAAGCTATGTAGAGGAGTGCTAGTTTTACTCCAACGACTTGTAAGAATGCTTTCCACCACTTTGAAAAAAGTGGACTCTTCACTTGCACACCTATGCTCATGCTTGTAAATAGCCTCTTTGACCTTGAATGACATAACCTCCCACCTCTCATATACCAAATGAAGTGAAGACCTATCGGTGTCACCTCTCATATACCAAATGAACTGACTGCACTCTGTCTCTAAAACTGACAGTGAGACCGACACAAAAACAACAATATTACTCCTGCACACCATATTCTGAAAGCTAAATAGACAAAACTTTGACTTCAATGGAAATGAAACTAAACATGTGTAAGGATTGAGTGATTCACACAACACACCCAATTTCTAAGTATGCTCAACTCAATCATTATACTGTCCAATTGAACAAAGAACATGAATTGAAGGGATATCATTGAGGATAATGTAATCAATATTCAATAACTGTGAATATGCAAGGAGGTCGACGACACTCGACACGGCCTAAGACAATAATCATGTATAGCAAAACCCTAAATTAAGAAATTAGGGGAAATTGATTTTGAATAAGAAATAATAAATTAGGGAAAATTATTAACCCGATTGCGGCGTTGACGGACGACGACAACAACCGACAATCGATCGACGGTAAGGAGCTCCCTGTGTCGGCGAGCGAGGGGAGGTCATGGTGGTTGTAAGATGGAGGGTGATGttttgaaatggaattggtaatATTCAAATATCGTGAAATGAAATTGGGATTTGTTGCATTGAAAAGGCATAAGTGCCGTGTCCCCCAAATACGGACCGTGTCCACCTGTCTTGGACCGTGTCCGACACGTCTTCATTTAAAATAAAACCGACGACACGGTTTTTGGAGTGTCCGACACGTTTGGAGCCGTGTCCTATGCGTGtccgtgtccgacacgtgtcggacacgcGGAGGCAAAAAAAATggcgtgtccgtgcaacctagccACACAATATACATGACTTCACATGTAGATTTTTGAccacacaaacttgtccaaaaaaagAGTAgagaaaacaacaataaaattgaacGGAAAGAAAAAAGGAACATAAAAAATTGAAGGGAGTATTTATCATATGGGtgttgctctttcacatacgcattttactctttcacatatgcAAATTACTTTTTTTACCcctttcattttccaattttctCTCATCCCTTCCCAGAATTCATGTATTAATAATAATTGAAAAAACCAATTACCCTTCTCCGCTTCTACCGCCACCTCCATTTCCCTACCCGACCAGTCGACCACCATCAAACACCTCTATGACCAACGATCCCGCCCACCGGCAATCCACCTACCAGAGAGTGATCCGAGACACCCGTTGTTTTCCACATCTATCGACCGCAGACACAACTTCTCCAACAAACCAACCTTCACGCAGCCCGTCAATCCCGATACAATGCCCACCCATTAGTCCACCACCAAGAGTAACAAATTGAAAAAGCAAATCAATGTGTATAGTTGTACAATGTAATTTTATGTAGAAAGAAATTGGCAGGGGAAAGTCATTTTTGATTTCATAGATCCACACACAAAATAATCTAGCTGTACAatgtaatataaaataattaatgtGAATTTTTGATAAATCGAAGTAATTACTTGTTCGATACAAAAATTAAGATCCATAATTGAAAATCTTAAGTGAAATTTAATTGGGTTTTAGGAGAAAGAGAAAGATAAAATCAAAGTTTTTTTAGTTAAGGGAAGGATAGTGTTTGGAAACATTAtggaaaaaatgtatgtgaaagagtaaaagccgtatgtgaaagagtaacacCGTTATCATATTTTCCACTTTTTCAGTGGGTTAGTGACCCCACGACCCAGATAATGGTTTTGTCATCCTTCCTTGAAATACCTACGTGACATCTTTATTGTTATGTTGAATGACTCATTCTCTAACTTCAAATCATAAAGTTTATGGTAGACTGGTAGTGCATTTTTCgtaacaattagtcttgctgaagacgggtcggagcaaatgacggataatgccactcacaaaacgaataggagggacaaggtgggggcacccccatgtgcttccctctctcctctatttgggtcatttgtgagggaaaatggtatccatcactccaaagtgacggatacgtgccgtcacaaatgagattttgtgtttttgTAATCAATATTGATCAATATTATGATCAAGTTGACTTGATAAGAGGGTTAACTAGGTCGGATGTGGATCAAATGTATTTTATTACTCTCTATGACCGAGATTAAAGGTGACATAGAGAAAAATAGATAAATTAAAGAAAATATGGAAAAATGAGAGTTAAATGGAAAAATATTGGCCTAATAATTatgggtttaattgtgggttgtcAAGTGAGTCATTTAATGACATTTTGTATAAATATAATAAAGTGTACACAAAGACAACTTGGTAATGTGTAAGTCAAATAAGTAATGTTACCTTTTATTTGAgcaaggatcctctccatttcctcctctccatttcttgtccatttcctctcacattcacatattatattattattcctCATTTATCTCATCAATTACTTGCACCATTAGATCGTTCTAAAATATGATCTGGACCGTTAAAAAGGAAAtggaaggaaatggagagaagAAGAAATGGAGAGGATGTGTGTTGCTTTTATTTGTATCGTCTGTTTACAATAATTGTTACCTTTAATCTGCGTCGGATGAGTACTTTAAATTACAAACACCATTATGATTAAAATACTAGGAAAGAATggacatacatcggatgtatgtTTATCTGTTTTTGAGTATATGTATATTTTTTCCGAccttattacctcaaactttattttttttgagCATATGTCTATTTTTCCTGAGTTTATtgaagtttataagttagattttaattattttttccgTCAAAGCTCAAATTTAACTaagcttatatgtaatgtttttgagttttatatttaaGTGAATGAATTCAAAAAAACTTTATACTagtaaaactcaaaatttttaaaacaaaactcaaaatttttattataatactccaaaactacaaaaaaaattTGGACTTCGGCggtctgaactgaacttaatgaaaCTCGGCTGAATTTAACTAAATTTACTAGAGCTTAACTGAATTAAAGTAAAATTTAATTTGTAAAAAGAAAAACTAAACCAAACTGgagttgaactgaattgaattgaactgaataaacctgaactgaactgaataaagcgaaattaagtccaaaaaatTGGTTAAAGTTGGCTTAATTTCAAGGCCAAGGACGAAAATCATTTTGGGACCCTGTACTTTACTTTTcgggaaaaaaaaaacttaaagcAGGCGTGGAACATGGTAATTCACGTGTAGATAGAAGGAAAACAGTTTTGTGGGAACTAGAGAGACCAAatcaatcatttttttttctttttttcagggAGAGAAAATAAGTGTGACAAATTTGGGGTTTAATTAATTAAAAGAGTAACAAGTATATGAGGGTGATTTGTTCCGATCTACTTGAAATCCGTGTAGCTCAAGCCTCAAGGTATGTTCAAGCTACATCAACCATCCTTCTTCAATAATTTTGGATTATTTACATTTTGGTTGTGATTATAtatccggtcatttgtttaccttttgttTTAACTAAAGACCAAGTAGAGGGGATGTGACCATTTGTGGTTGGTGTTATTGAGTGACAAGTGGATGATCAGATTATATTCAAAAATATATTCGATATAGAAAGTTAAACAAGTGAATGAGACGGTTGTGGAATAGGTAAACAATTGATATTATTGCAGAAGAGATGAACAGTGGTGGTGGCAATTCAAAAACAATAGAGGATTTGGATAACAATATGTTAGCACAAATATTGTTTAGATTTCCGTCTGGTAAATTTGTAGTAGGATGCAAGCTTGTAAGCAAACGTTGGTGTTCTTTAATCTCCGACCCTAAATTTGCGTCTCAGTTTTCCAATTATAAGAAGGAAATAACTACTTATTCCGAATCAAGTCCAATTATTGATGACGGCGAGCCGCCATGGACCTTTATTGCAAATATAACTTACGTTATTGATCGGCAACAATACTGTTGGGGTAATGTTAGCATCAATGAAGCCATGTTTGGGACCCCACAATTTTCGATTGGATTTTTACCTTATGCTTTTGTTATTGAGGCAACTTTCAAGGATTTAGTTTTATGTTCCGAAAAAGAAATCAGCAGAATCGATCAAGTTTATTTCATTACCAATCCGCTAACCAAGCAATGGGTTGCTTTGCCACCATGCCCTGTGTTTTCGAAGTCGTGGGTTGGTTTAGTATGCCAAGAGCCTTGTGACTATACCCAAGATTACAAGTTTCGGGTTGTTGTGATTGATCAATGCCCACCACCTGTTTATGATTTGATGGTTTATTGTTCCGAGATTGGGGAATGGAAGAAATTTAATCTTAGGGTATCGATCATGCCTGAATTAGCAGCTCAAAAGCATCATTTTAATGATAGTGAATTTGAGGGTGTTGTTTGTAACGGCATCATCTACCTTCTCCAGAGGTTATATTTCGCTGCCTTTAATCCGTTTGATGTGGACGAGACGACCAGTGCTACTACTATTGAGGCTAAGGCACTCCCGTCATTTCCATATCCAATTAATGGCTATCTCCGAGAGTCTTCGGGACAATTGTTCATCATACATAACCCTAACAAGGATCATTATGTGTGCTACCAAAAACATGGGAGGGTCATTAACTTCCCGTTTATAGCCTGGAAATTGGATCCGAATCAAGtacctttgatatggaagatgaCTTTCGACGGTTCATGCACGGGAAATGCAAACAAAATCGAATCATCCTGTGGTAAGAACTTAGTCTACGACATGAGTGTTTCCACGTTAGGGATGCACCCGAAGAATGACAAATTGATTTATATGCATCTTCATCCAGAGGAGCAGTTGGTTTCGTGTGATACACGAACAAGATTGATAAAGCCTTTAAAAAGTCTGCAGGATTATCGTTTAGAGACGTTTCATAGGCTCGAGCTCCAGTGGTGGCCCACTCCGGTTCCTAAAGCATACTTGTCAGAGTGAGTACCATCTTAAGTCTTAACTACAGACGGTCTTAACCAAGTCGAATGCCTCTCTGCAGACACATACAGTACTTTAAATCCTAATGTTTATGGTTAATCTAGTGTCTGCAGTTACTCAtttttatttcataataatgTATGGTAAATTGGTAATAAATTCTACTGTAGTTGCCTATATTGTTTTCTGCTATTTTCTTTTTCATGTAAGCACTGCACTGCATATATTATCGAGCTGTTCTTAATATTGCACCATCTGCGTGTTCTTTGCACGACTCTTTGCAGTTTGGATCTTGCTTCATTTTGTTCAGTAGACCGTCTTTTTTATGTGCGGAGATTTGTTGTTCGCTGTGCGTGGCTGCTATTCCTAATTTCCGACCTGCTTTCAGTGTAATTTTGCAGGTCAAGTGTCGTCAATTCGTatggcttttttttttcttgcagCTTAAGTGTATTTGCTATAATTATTCTTAATTTATTGCTGTCTGTTCTTTTCTTGTTCGCTCGCCCGACCTCCTGTATGAGGGAACTGGCCGTTAACTTGCTTTGGTTTCATTATGGTGACCTGTG is a window encoding:
- the LOC141623078 gene encoding protein MOS2-like; translation: MKLQSFALQSKSNSKPKPSKNFADSSSSQFDSSKTPEFVSEFDPSSNPNSAPKKTIIIPPKENEWRPHKKMKNLELPPLHSGNKPLDFELEDADIVAANDSGASMSFGLNLRQSNGKIDEFKSSSSSNGGSSIDAIMIRQFKSDLENLPEEQGFDEYDDMPVDGFGAALLAGYGWREGRGIGKNARDDVKLKKS
- the LOC141645272 gene encoding uncharacterized protein LOC141645272 codes for the protein MVCRSNIVVFVSVSLSVLETECSQFIWYMRGDTDRSSLHLVYERWEVMSFKVKEAIYKHEHRCASEESTFFKVVESILTSRWSKTSTPLHSLAHSLVPRFYTQKWLDEIPVRVAPHVDNEVSSSRLSCFRRLFPCADDRRKANTEYAIFSRRDNDIFKDLECVEDMSLMEAKHWWATYGSIAPLLQGLAFKLLGQPSSSSCSERNWSIYKFIHSCARNKLTPKRAEDLVRIHNNLRLLSRNSEEYLKGRTKMWDVGGDEHDNLDDVGCLALDVANLSLDEPDMEMMLFGDDGDLGDFEDGASGNDA
- the LOC141593982 gene encoding uncharacterized protein LOC141593982, which translates into the protein MNSGGGNSKTIEDLDNNMLAQILFRFPSGKFVVGCKLVSKRWCSLISDPKFASQFSNYKKEITTYSESSPIIDDGEPPWTFIANITYVIDRQQYCWGNVSINEAMFGTPQFSIGFLPYAFVIEATFKDLVLCSEKEISRIDQVYFITNPLTKQWVALPPCPVFSKSWVGLVCQEPCDYTQDYKFRVVVIDQCPPPVYDLMVYCSEIGEWKKFNLRVSIMPELAAQKHHFNDSEFEGVVCNGIIYLLQRLYFAAFNPFDVDETTSATTIEAKALPSFPYPINGYLRESSGQLFIIHNPNKDHYVCYQKHGRVINFPFIAWKLDPNQVPLIWKMTFDGSCTGNANKIESSCGKNLVYDMSVSTLGMHPKNDKLIYMHLHPEEQLVSCDTRTRLIKPLKSLQDYRLETFHRLELQWWPTPVPKAYLSE